In Chitinophagaceae bacterium C216, the genomic stretch TTTTTTCATTGGAGCCTATTTTATGATCGCGCAACTGTTCGGGATTGGTTTCTAGCTTTCTTCTTTGTACGTCCAAAGTGCCTTTAGTACCGATAAATCTTACGGCATGATTTTTTCCAAAGTTTTCTTTGGTCATCACAATACCATTAGCATAGCGATAGGTTAAAGCGGTAGCACCATTTACGCCTGGTGGTGTAATGTCTACGGGACCGCTTCTGTCCATATCTAGCGCCCATTGTGCAATATCAAACATGTGTGCCCCCCAATCTGTCATATCACCGCCACCAAGACCTTTATAATTGCGCCATTTAGCCCATACTGGATTATCTAAGGCCGGATTCAGCAAATTGTTATAATGCACATATTCCGTATTGGGGCCTAACCACATATTCCAATCCAGATCTGCAGGCAACTGCTCTTCGGGTAAATCATAAGGAACGGGGGGAGCTCCCACACTTACCTGCACCTTGGTAATTTCACCAAGATAGCCGTTACGTACCAATTCCACCGCCTGCCTGAACTCTGGCCAGGAACGCTGCATACTACCGGTTTGAAATACTCTCTTGTATTTTTTTACCGCATTCACCATAGCGCGTCCTTCGGTCACAGTAAGCGACAGTGGTTTTTCACAGTAAATATCTTTTCCGGCTTTGGCTGCCATTACAGTCATAGTTGCATGCCAAGCATCGGGAGTAGCGATCACTACGGCGTCTATATCTTTTCGTTGGAGCAGTTCTGTGAAATTGCTATAGGCTACACAACCGTTATAGGATGATTTACCGGTGAATTTTGCGTAATACTCGTTTACTTCCCTAACAAAAGTATCTACTTTTCGTTTGTATACA encodes the following:
- the iolG_1 gene encoding Inositol 2-dehydrogenase/D-chiro-inositol 3-dehydrogenase; translated protein: MNKKNVISRRKFLAQSAILSSVFIVPRRVLGRGYTPPSDMINFGFIGTGRQAFYLKQSFLNTGEAQIAAACDVYKRKVDTFVREVNEYYAKFTGKSSYNGCVAYSNFTELLQRKDIDAVVIATPDAWHATMTVMAAKAGKDIYCEKPLSLTVTEGRAMVNAVKKYKRVFQTGSMQRSWPEFRQAVELVRNGYLGEITKVQVSVGAPPVPYDLPEEQLPADLDWNMWLGPNTEYVHYNNLLNPALDNPVWAKWRNYKGLGGGDMTDWGAHMFDIAQWALDMDRSGPVDITPPGVNGATALTYRYANGIVMTKENFGKNHAVRFIGTKGTLDVQRRKLETNPEQLRDHKIGSNEKRVYYSEDHYKDFINAMRMRTEPVADIETGHRTATVCNIGNIAFEVKEYLKWDPVKERFTNNETANQLLTRPMKKEWSVF